A single window of Pontibacillus chungwhensis DNA harbors:
- a CDS encoding UPF0715 family protein has product MNKRNLVIILLAAVSMTFFYLIVELSFMADVSKGMIFAIFLVFAVFFLLYLLFALPILIYLQRKIGDRNYSLKYFLSFLVGSFLVHLLINPLLNEYQSPFVTPEWYVYVVSTALFIWLWDSAKVKVYA; this is encoded by the coding sequence ATGAATAAACGAAATCTAGTCATTATATTACTAGCAGCTGTGTCTATGACGTTCTTTTATTTAATTGTAGAATTAAGCTTCATGGCAGATGTTTCAAAAGGAATGATCTTTGCGATCTTCTTAGTCTTTGCCGTTTTCTTTCTACTCTATTTATTATTTGCTCTTCCTATTCTTATCTATTTACAACGTAAGATCGGCGATCGAAATTATAGCCTGAAGTATTTCCTTTCCTTTTTGGTGGGGTCTTTTCTTGTGCATTTGTTAATAAACCCATTATTAAATGAGTATCAATCGCCATTTGTTACTCCGGAGTGGTATGTTTACGTTGTAAGTACAGCGCTATTTATTTGGCTTTGGGATTCTGCGAAGGTGAAAGTTTACGCATAA
- a CDS encoding ABC transporter ATP-binding protein — protein METIIEVNGIRKGYKKRKTKEEFIAVDGVSFSVGRGEIVGLLGPNGAGKTTTIKSICGLLVPDQGSIHINGYDSVKERNKALRHISAVLEGNRNVYWRLTVEENLEYFSGNRGMRKKEAKTRIDHLLHLFRLEEKRHEIVNNLSRGMQQKLAIAVALMADTDVILLDEPTLGLDVETSYEVRSLLKHIAEEEGKTIIISTHDMAVVQELCKRTVIINSGKVIADEYVQHLLQLFETSAYDILLKEPLTEEQLTKLEQQFPIYNLQDLTLEVNLEHEEAIYELMNILSINRTGIETINRTQVNFEQVFRRLVKEEAVS, from the coding sequence ATGGAAACCATTATTGAAGTAAACGGTATTCGGAAAGGGTATAAGAAGCGGAAAACCAAAGAAGAATTTATAGCTGTAGATGGTGTGTCTTTCTCTGTGGGGAGAGGAGAAATCGTAGGTCTTTTAGGACCAAACGGTGCAGGGAAAACGACCACGATTAAAAGCATTTGTGGACTTCTTGTGCCTGATCAAGGTTCTATTCACATTAACGGGTATGATAGCGTGAAAGAGCGAAATAAGGCCTTACGCCATATAAGTGCGGTACTAGAAGGAAATCGAAATGTATATTGGCGGCTAACTGTAGAAGAGAATCTCGAGTACTTTTCAGGAAATCGTGGGATGAGGAAGAAAGAGGCCAAAACGCGAATCGATCACCTTCTCCACCTTTTTCGATTAGAAGAAAAACGACATGAAATTGTGAATAACCTTTCTCGAGGTATGCAGCAGAAGCTTGCCATTGCTGTAGCTTTAATGGCTGATACAGATGTGATTTTACTAGATGAACCAACCCTAGGGTTAGATGTGGAAACGAGTTATGAGGTCCGTTCTTTGCTAAAGCACATTGCAGAAGAAGAGGGAAAGACAATTATTATTAGTACACATGACATGGCTGTCGTTCAAGAGCTATGTAAGCGTACGGTTATTATAAATAGTGGAAAAGTAATTGCGGATGAATACGTGCAGCACCTTTTGCAGCTTTTCGAAACGAGCGCTTACGATATTCTATTAAAAGAACCCCTCACCGAAGAACAACTCACCAAGCTAGAGCAGCAATTCCCAATCTATAACCTCCAAGACCTAACCTTAGAAGTGAACCTAGAACACGAAGAAGCTATTTATGAGCTAATGAACATCCTGAGTATCAATCGAACAGGGATTGAGACGATTAATCGAACCCAAGTGAATTTTGAGCAAGTGTTTAGAAGGTTAGTGAAAGAGGAGGCGGTCTCATGA
- a CDS encoding sugar-binding transcriptional regulator: MRALIDLQSKLFPDLLSIMQRRYETLTLIQLMEPIGRRSLADHLNIAERTVRTEIDLLHEQGLIEVTTKGMHVTNTGKNVIVQLETFMNELRGFKDLEQKVKQRLQLDHVVIVPGDSDELSWVKQEMGKACVRYMKEILRRDDTVAVTGGGTIAAVAEMMTPLEQAGNCLFVPARGGLGEHMENQANTICAEMAKKANGTYRLLYVPDPLSEESYQTIIEEPSIKDVLELIRGAGVVVHGIGDAITMAERRKTPQEVIDTIQEGKAVGEAFGYYFNEEGHIVHKVRTVGIQLEDLQHTNCVIAVAGGKSKAKAISSYFNLGQSNVLITDESAAKELIKGSSL; encoded by the coding sequence ATGAGGGCATTAATTGACTTACAGAGTAAACTATTCCCCGATTTACTATCAATTATGCAACGAAGATATGAAACCCTAACATTAATTCAGCTTATGGAACCAATTGGACGAAGAAGTCTTGCTGATCATTTAAACATTGCAGAACGAACCGTCAGAACGGAAATTGACCTTTTACATGAACAAGGTTTAATTGAAGTGACGACGAAAGGAATGCATGTGACGAATACTGGCAAGAATGTAATCGTTCAGCTGGAAACGTTCATGAACGAATTAAGAGGTTTCAAAGATTTGGAGCAAAAAGTCAAACAACGTTTACAACTCGATCACGTAGTCATCGTACCTGGGGATAGCGATGAACTCTCATGGGTGAAACAAGAAATGGGTAAGGCGTGTGTTCGGTATATGAAGGAAATTCTTCGTAGAGACGACACAGTAGCTGTAACCGGTGGGGGAACTATTGCAGCTGTGGCTGAAATGATGACTCCGCTTGAACAAGCAGGAAACTGTTTATTTGTCCCGGCCCGAGGTGGACTTGGGGAACACATGGAGAATCAAGCGAATACCATTTGCGCTGAAATGGCAAAGAAAGCGAATGGAACGTACCGTCTTCTTTATGTGCCTGATCCACTCAGTGAAGAATCCTATCAGACCATTATCGAAGAACCTTCTATTAAGGACGTGTTAGAACTGATTCGTGGTGCAGGTGTTGTTGTTCATGGTATTGGTGATGCCATTACGATGGCGGAACGACGAAAAACGCCACAAGAAGTTATAGACACGATCCAAGAGGGAAAGGCTGTAGGGGAGGCTTTCGGGTATTATTTTAATGAAGAAGGCCATATTGTGCACAAAGTGCGAACAGTAGGAATTCAATTAGAAGATTTACAACATACTAATTGTGTTATTGCTGTCGCAGGTGGTAAATCAAAAGCAAAGGCGATTTCTTCTTATTTTAACCTGGGGCAATCCAATGTACTCATTACCGATGAGAGTGCAGCAAAAGAGCTAATAAAGGGATCTTCCCTTTAG
- the clpP gene encoding ATP-dependent Clp endopeptidase proteolytic subunit ClpP, translating to MNLIPTVIEQTNRGERAYDIYSRLLKDRIIMLGSAIDDNVANSIVAQMLFLQAEDPEKDISLYINSPGGSITAGMAIYDTMQFIKPNVATICTGMAASMGAFLLAAGEPGKRSALPNSEVMIHQPLGGTQGQASDIEIHAKRIIKMREKLNQILSERTGQDLSVIERDTDRDNFMTAQEAKDYGLIDNVFERSQG from the coding sequence ATGAATTTAATCCCTACAGTTATTGAACAAACAAACCGCGGTGAACGTGCATACGATATTTATTCACGTCTACTGAAAGACCGTATCATTATGCTTGGTAGCGCGATTGACGACAACGTAGCTAACTCAATTGTAGCACAAATGCTTTTCCTACAAGCAGAAGATCCAGAGAAGGATATTTCTCTATACATTAACTCTCCAGGCGGCTCCATCACGGCTGGTATGGCGATTTATGACACAATGCAGTTCATCAAGCCAAATGTAGCAACAATCTGCACAGGTATGGCAGCTTCTATGGGTGCTTTCCTTCTAGCAGCTGGTGAACCAGGAAAACGCTCTGCGCTTCCTAACAGTGAAGTCATGATTCACCAACCACTTGGCGGAACTCAAGGTCAGGCATCTGACATTGAAATCCACGCAAAACGCATCATCAAAATGCGTGAGAAACTGAACCAAATCCTTTCTGAGCGCACAGGTCAAGACCTATCCGTCATCGAACGCGACACAGACCGTGACAACTTCATGACCGCTCAAGAAGCAAAAGATTACGGCCTAATTGACAACGTATTCGAACGTAGCCAAGGCTAA
- a CDS encoding glutaredoxin family protein, whose product MTTTIVLYTKKDCPLCDEAKESIETLSYDYDFVIRERDIYEEDELIERYGLMIPVVEIDGKEVDYGKIDLFSLSNRLQRKKG is encoded by the coding sequence TTGACGACGACTATTGTTTTATATACGAAGAAAGATTGTCCGTTGTGTGATGAAGCTAAAGAATCAATTGAAACGCTATCCTATGATTATGATTTTGTGATCCGGGAAAGGGATATTTATGAAGAGGATGAGTTAATTGAACGATACGGTCTCATGATCCCTGTAGTAGAAATAGACGGGAAAGAAGTCGATTATGGGAAAATCGATCTTTTTTCTTTAAGTAACCGTTTACAAAGAAAAAAGGGCTAG
- the whiA gene encoding DNA-binding protein WhiA, which yields MSFASETKKELTGIEVEPCCMEAELAALIRMNGSISFSNRNYILDVQTENAAIARRIYTLVKKLYELPVELLVRKKMRLKKNNVYIVRMKENVRTLLKDLEILEEPFTLIRTISKKYQQKSCCMRAYLRGAFLAGGSVNNPETSSYHMEIFTFYEDHNESLCELMNQFDLHARAIERRKGYICYLKEAEKITEFLNIIGGHQALLKFEDVRIMRDMRNSVNRLVNCETANLNKTIGAAFRQVENIKLIQGTVGLEALPDKLQELAVLRVQHQDVTLKELGELMSPTISKSGINHRLRKIDEFADKLRKGELAAK from the coding sequence TTGTCATTTGCTTCTGAAACCAAAAAAGAATTAACCGGCATCGAAGTGGAGCCGTGCTGCATGGAAGCTGAATTAGCAGCATTAATCCGAATGAATGGCTCCATCTCGTTTTCCAATCGGAACTACATTTTAGATGTCCAAACGGAAAATGCAGCCATTGCACGTCGGATTTATACACTCGTAAAGAAATTGTACGAGCTTCCTGTCGAGCTTTTAGTACGAAAGAAAATGCGTTTAAAGAAAAATAACGTCTATATTGTGCGTATGAAAGAGAATGTTCGAACTCTGTTAAAGGATTTAGAAATATTAGAAGAGCCCTTTACACTGATTCGTACAATCTCAAAGAAATATCAGCAGAAATCCTGCTGTATGCGCGCTTATTTACGTGGAGCGTTCCTCGCGGGCGGCTCTGTTAATAATCCGGAAACGTCTTCCTATCACATGGAGATCTTCACGTTTTATGAAGATCATAACGAATCTCTCTGTGAACTGATGAATCAGTTCGATCTTCATGCACGAGCGATCGAACGACGCAAGGGTTACATTTGCTATTTAAAAGAGGCTGAGAAGATAACAGAATTCCTCAATATCATTGGAGGTCACCAGGCGCTCCTTAAGTTTGAAGACGTCCGTATTATGCGTGATATGAGAAATTCCGTGAATCGTCTGGTGAACTGCGAAACCGCGAATCTAAATAAAACGATTGGTGCAGCATTCCGCCAAGTCGAAAATATAAAATTGATTCAAGGTACAGTAGGACTAGAAGCTTTACCAGATAAATTACAAGAACTTGCCGTCCTCCGCGTTCAACACCAGGATGTGACGCTTAAAGAATTGGGAGAACTGATGTCTCCTACTATAAGTAAGTCTGGTATTAATCATAGGCTTCGCAAAATAGATGAATTTGCTGACAAACTTCGAAAAGGAGAACTTGCCGCTAAATAA
- the rpoN gene encoding RNA polymerase factor sigma-54: MKHQLNQEQRLTWKMTQRLSQAIEMLAYNGQDLVRFLQDQAEVNPLIEVSVTSPIPKGGQSGSLEFVQSVQEKSFHDHLQDQLVESAIPSTLLPLVQYGIDSLNDHGYLDITVEEWSKVCGASLAETEEALSFIQSLHPAGVGARSLQECIAIQLKRDQHPMYMIQLVYDHIQWVADQDMESIQDEYGISMEEAKRAIEVIQTCHPRPGIQYSSVKEDYIVPDGEVLKVKGEWVVRLSPWNTPKVVVDEEMYALSNEHQEASAYLEEKYQHAKWLQMAIEQRKQNMKAIMEEIVKRQVPFFEYGAKEMQSLRMREVAEVSGVHVSTISRAVRHKYVQSPQGIVPLRDFFQQGLRMRNGQETSTEAIKHLLKETIRTENKQKPYSDQTLSQMLYDQFGIYISRRTVAKYRESLYIPSSTKRKKRG, from the coding sequence GTGAAGCATCAATTGAATCAAGAGCAGCGGTTAACATGGAAGATGACGCAAAGGTTGAGTCAAGCTATTGAAATGCTAGCTTATAACGGACAAGACCTTGTACGCTTTCTTCAAGACCAAGCCGAAGTAAATCCTCTCATTGAAGTGTCTGTTACTTCTCCGATTCCAAAAGGGGGACAGAGTGGTTCCTTGGAGTTCGTTCAATCTGTGCAAGAAAAGTCCTTTCATGATCATTTGCAAGATCAGCTGGTAGAAAGTGCGATCCCTTCTACTCTTCTTCCTTTGGTCCAATACGGTATCGATTCTCTTAATGATCATGGCTATTTGGATATCACTGTGGAAGAGTGGAGCAAGGTATGTGGGGCTTCTTTAGCAGAAACGGAAGAGGCTTTGTCATTTATCCAATCTTTGCACCCTGCTGGAGTTGGAGCAAGGTCGCTTCAAGAGTGTATTGCGATTCAATTAAAACGGGACCAACATCCTATGTATATGATTCAGCTCGTCTATGACCATATTCAATGGGTGGCGGACCAGGACATGGAGTCTATCCAAGATGAGTACGGAATTTCGATGGAAGAGGCAAAGCGTGCAATAGAAGTCATTCAGACTTGCCACCCTAGGCCAGGGATTCAGTATTCCTCCGTGAAAGAGGATTATATTGTCCCGGATGGAGAAGTGTTGAAAGTAAAAGGCGAATGGGTAGTCAGACTATCTCCTTGGAATACACCTAAAGTGGTCGTCGATGAAGAAATGTACGCCTTATCAAACGAACATCAAGAAGCATCTGCTTATTTAGAAGAAAAGTATCAACATGCTAAGTGGCTGCAGATGGCTATTGAGCAGAGGAAACAGAATATGAAAGCTATTATGGAAGAGATCGTAAAGAGACAGGTCCCTTTCTTTGAATATGGGGCTAAAGAGATGCAATCCCTACGAATGAGAGAAGTGGCTGAGGTATCGGGGGTTCATGTATCTACTATAAGCAGGGCTGTTCGTCATAAATATGTTCAATCTCCACAAGGAATTGTGCCTTTAAGGGATTTCTTTCAACAAGGTTTGAGGATGAGGAATGGACAAGAAACGTCAACGGAAGCCATTAAACATTTATTAAAAGAAACGATTCGAACGGAGAATAAACAAAAGCCATATTCTGATCAAACGTTAAGCCAAATGCTTTATGATCAATTTGGTATTTACATTTCAAGAAGAACTGTGGCAAAATATCGGGAATCCCTATACATACCATCGTCTACTAAAAGAAAGAAGAGGGGGTGA
- a CDS encoding ABC transporter permease, giving the protein MSSFLQVLRVNTKKEFIEMKRYLPNTLSLLATFYIIFLALFFGIQVVGDPAEASANTQYIIVNYVFWYFAMMTLQSTGGAITMEAMRGTLEQLYMSPIAAWRILLARVFGMVAIHLAIMIVLIFASMMTTGEWLHLNIGAIIPILLLTIISMIGVSFIIAGISVIFKQVDAFLQILQFILMAFAFVPLSVAPYLVFAPFVKGVDMMRHIMIHGYTLGDFSWVDYSWLIGNGIFYAILGIVLYRFCERLAMNKGLLGHY; this is encoded by the coding sequence ATGAGTAGTTTCCTCCAGGTATTGCGTGTGAATACAAAGAAAGAATTTATAGAAATGAAGCGTTATTTACCGAATACATTAAGTTTATTGGCTACGTTTTATATTATATTCCTTGCTCTATTCTTTGGCATACAAGTAGTAGGAGACCCGGCTGAAGCTTCTGCAAATACGCAATATATCATTGTTAACTATGTCTTTTGGTATTTCGCGATGATGACACTCCAATCCACTGGCGGAGCTATCACAATGGAAGCTATGCGCGGAACCCTAGAGCAGTTGTACATGTCACCAATCGCTGCATGGCGAATTCTGTTAGCTCGTGTATTCGGAATGGTAGCAATCCACCTGGCCATAATGATTGTACTCATCTTCGCTTCTATGATGACGACAGGAGAATGGTTACATCTAAATATAGGAGCGATCATTCCAATTCTCCTTCTTACAATCATCAGTATGATCGGTGTGAGCTTTATTATAGCGGGGATCTCTGTCATCTTTAAGCAAGTAGACGCGTTCCTACAAATCTTGCAATTTATCTTAATGGCATTCGCTTTTGTGCCTCTTTCCGTCGCCCCTTACCTTGTTTTTGCTCCTTTTGTAAAAGGAGTCGATATGATGCGCCACATTATGATTCATGGGTATACTCTTGGTGACTTTTCATGGGTAGACTATTCGTGGTTAATCGGGAATGGGATCTTTTATGCCATTTTAGGAATCGTCCTCTACCGATTCTGCGAACGCCTAGCTATGAATAAAGGCTTGCTAGGTCATTATTGA
- a CDS encoding HPr family phosphocarrier protein, with product MIERSVTVELSTGLQARPAALFVQEANRFSSDIFLEKEGKRVNAKSIMGLMSVAVGPGETIKLQAEGTDQDNAIEKLVEFVTSQ from the coding sequence GTGATCGAGCGGTCTGTAACAGTAGAATTAAGTACCGGATTACAAGCTAGGCCAGCTGCATTATTCGTCCAGGAAGCCAATCGCTTTTCATCCGATATCTTTTTAGAAAAAGAGGGGAAACGAGTAAATGCGAAGAGTATTATGGGACTCATGAGTGTTGCCGTTGGACCAGGAGAAACGATTAAACTTCAAGCAGAAGGAACAGATCAGGATAACGCTATTGAGAAGCTCGTGGAGTTTGTGACCAGCCAATAG